The Deinococcus sp. KSM4-11 sequence GTACTGGTCATGGAAGGCCGGTGATCTGGGGGCCGTTCCGGAAGCGGCCGCGCATCCATACGCCCTCCAGATGCGGGGAGACTGGGCGGGGGCGGCCGCCGCGTGGCAGGCCCTGTCCTGCCCCTACGAGGCCGCCCGGGCCCTGGCGGACAGTGGTGAGGAAGACCCGCTGAAGGAGGCGCTGGACGTCTTCGAACGGCTGGGCGCGCGCCCCATGGCCCAGCGGGTGGCCCGGCAACTGCGCACGCTGGGCGTCCGGGGGGTGACGCGGGGGCCGAGGCCATCCACCCTCGCTAATCCGGCAGGCCTGACGACCAGGGAACTGGAGGTGCTCGACCTCCTCGCCGGTGGCCAGTCGAACAAGCAGATCGCCCGGCACCTGGAGCTGTCCGTCAAGACGGTGGGCCATCACGTCTCGGCGATCCTGGCCAAGCTCGACCTGAACACCCGGGGAGAAGCCGCGGCGGCCGCCCGCCGCCTGGGGCTGGGCGCGCTGAAGTAGGGCGTCGCCACGTCCAATCTGGGGCGTTCCGCCGATGCGGGCCCCGGCCCTCCGAGCGCACCATGACTGCATCCGGCCCGGATACGACGTGCTGTTCCACCCTTCCCTGCCAGGGAAGCCCGCCCCGATGACGCCCATCACCGCGTGGCCCACGGCCCGCCACCCAGGAGGATGACCATGCCCCGTTACCTGATCGAACGCACGTTCCCCACTGGTCTCGAGATTCCCGGCACCGCCGAGGGGGCCGCCGCCTGCCTCAGCGTGGTCGACAGAAACGCCGATGTGGGCGTGACCTGGGTGCATTCCTACGTGTCCGAGGATCACGGCAAGACCTACTGCGTCTACGACGGCCCCTCGCCCGAGGCCATCCGGCAGGCCGCCGAACGCACTGGCCTGCCCGTGGATCGGATCACGCTGGTCAGCGTGCTCGATCCATACTTCTACCGC is a genomic window containing:
- a CDS encoding DUF4242 domain-containing protein gives rise to the protein MPRYLIERTFPTGLEIPGTAEGAAACLSVVDRNADVGVTWVHSYVSEDHGKTYCVYDGPSPEAIRQAAERTGLPVDRITLVSVLDPYFYRSSGAASQG